In one window of Microcaecilia unicolor chromosome 9, aMicUni1.1, whole genome shotgun sequence DNA:
- the LOC115477959 gene encoding uncharacterized protein LOC115477959, with protein MTASALIPGPLFFHDQTKIRTSKRVKKMPEELPADVKAMNVNPRLSAVINSEKQKAGHMSERNEEVLLNDDATGKEKHATLPEILTSTMMKGDMEGPKLSQVPPSNEDLQMSPFDDCKCNAPSLLYEVEKLLDVFSQYETNFPQGLVNVLNQSWTELTEGAVYPKKYWQAPVGRGMKVGAQERSNKPAAPEVTATKKVEKVKSKKNKKRVTLAENVKEKRNREAAPNKPPGNRVPVTQPHVYETISFSMSSRMCEEQGWIFQNRDPESEEKEWKAVYRWAVERLQLAQIPINKQLSDLKEKGFDKPVLLRHYDDSKQEVVKPKKQACESSASLVLHNGKPLVPEMKKKDPVLKKLHYALIDGSSLT; from the exons ATGACAGCGTCAGCCCTGATTCCCGGACCTCTGTTTTTCCATGACCAG ACCAAAATCAGAACAAGTAAGCGGGTCAAAAAAATGCCAGAGGAACTACCTGCTGATGTAAAGGCCATGAACGTTAACCCTCGCCTTTCTGCTGTTATTAACAG TGAAAAGCAAAAAGCTGGACATATGAGTGAAAGAAATGAAGAGGTTTTACTGAACGATGATGCAACAGGAAAAGAGAAGCATGCCACTCTGCCTGAGATACTCACTTCCACCATGATGAAAGGTGACATGGAAGGTCCTAAGCTCTCCCAGGTTCCTCCGTCTAATGAAGACCTTCAGATGAGTCCATTTGATGACTGTAAATGCAACGCACCGTCCTTGCTCTATGAAGTTGAGAAACTATTGGATGTTTTTTCTCAGTATGAGACGAATTTCCCCCAGGGACTGGTAAATGTGCTGAACCAGAGCTGGACGGAGCTCACAGAAGGTGCTGTGTACCCTAAAAAGTACTGGCAGGCACCAGTAGGCCGTGGTATGAAAGTAGGAGCCCAGGAACGGAGCAACAAGCCAGCTGCGCCTGAGGTCACTGCCACCAAGAAAGTGGAAAAAGTCAAAAGCAAGAAAAATAAGAAGCGCGTGACACTAGCAGAGAATGTGAAAGAAAAGAGGAACAGGGAAGCTGCACCTAACAAGCCTCCTGGAAACAGAG TTCCTGTTACACAACCACATGTATATGAGACCATCAGTTTCTCAATGTCATCAAGAATGTGTGAGGAGCAAG GTTGGATATTTCAGAACAGAGACCCCGAGTCTGAAGAGAAAGAATGGAAAGCTGTGTATCGCTGGGCAGTGGAGAGACTGCAGTTAGCACAGATACCAAT AAATAAACAGTTATCTGATCTGAAGGAAAAGGGATTTGACAAACCAGTCCTTCTTCGACACTATGATGACTCTAAGCAAGAAGTCGTCAAGCCCAAAAAGCAGGCCTGCGAGAGCAGTGCCTCCCTCGTACTGCACAATGGAAAACCTCTGGTTCCAGAGATGAAGAAGAAAGACCCTGTGTTGAAAAAATTGCACTACGCACTGATTGATGGCTCTTCTCTGACTTAA